Proteins encoded within one genomic window of Chlorobaculum sp. MV4-Y:
- a CDS encoding acyltransferase family protein produces the protein MIAMLSMLYMTYFSLQNPNIFLNHIGFHLAYESSFYSPLFIITILSIAYSDNFIARTLSSRFFVLLGESSYALYILQEPVLILYNRYVAPHLNVSEESKFYLYAGLLIIVSIATFNFVEKPGKKLIFKINVFLQEKH, from the coding sequence TTGATCGCCATGCTCTCAATGCTGTATATGACATATTTTTCTCTGCAAAACCCGAATATTTTTCTCAACCATATCGGTTTCCATTTGGCTTATGAATCCAGCTTTTATTCGCCGCTCTTTATAATAACGATATTAAGCATTGCATACTCAGACAACTTTATTGCAAGAACTTTGTCGTCGCGTTTTTTTGTTCTCCTGGGAGAGTCAAGCTATGCCTTATATATCCTTCAGGAGCCAGTATTGATACTTTATAACAGATATGTTGCACCTCATTTGAATGTAAGTGAAGAATCAAAATTCTACCTGTATGCCGGGCTACTGATAATTGTTTCTATCGCAACCTTTAATTTTGTTGAAAAGCCGGGAAAAAAGCT
- a CDS encoding UbiA family prenyltransferase — MLATAAHRSIAEAVSVHLDIFDEVLATDGTHNLKGKAKLEAIRQSLGEQFVYAGNSRADIPIWRACKHAILVGVPSQVARSMRQQVSVEREFKWPAPDFKVLLKALRVHQWLKNLLLFVPLLTAINLSSISRLLHVMVAFVAFSLAASSTYIFNDLLDIENDRAHPRKCLRPFASGKLSIISGVVMSVVLMVVAVTMALSLSQGFFFMLLLYVIMTVFYTLVLKELVLIDVLMLALLYTLRILAGSIATSVVTSFWLMAFSVFIFSALHWSSDVRNW; from the coding sequence GTGCTGGCCACTGCCGCGCACCGTTCGATTGCCGAAGCCGTATCGGTTCATCTCGATATATTCGACGAGGTGCTGGCCACCGATGGTACGCACAATCTGAAAGGCAAAGCGAAGCTGGAGGCGATTCGTCAGAGTCTGGGAGAGCAGTTTGTCTATGCCGGCAACAGCCGGGCGGATATTCCCATCTGGAGGGCATGCAAGCACGCTATTCTGGTGGGGGTTCCCTCACAAGTTGCCCGGTCAATGCGGCAGCAGGTATCCGTTGAACGCGAGTTCAAGTGGCCTGCCCCGGACTTCAAGGTTTTGCTGAAAGCGCTGCGTGTGCATCAGTGGCTCAAGAATCTTCTGCTCTTTGTTCCGTTGCTGACGGCAATCAATCTTTCGAGTATAAGCCGACTGCTCCATGTCATGGTTGCGTTTGTCGCTTTCTCGCTGGCGGCCTCGTCCACCTACATTTTCAATGATCTCCTGGATATCGAGAACGATCGTGCTCATCCTCGAAAGTGCCTTCGTCCGTTTGCGAGCGGAAAACTATCGATTATCAGCGGCGTTGTCATGAGTGTCGTGCTCATGGTGGTCGCTGTTACGATGGCGTTGTCGCTCTCGCAGGGATTTTTTTTCATGCTGCTGCTTTACGTCATAATGACGGTCTTCTACACGCTGGTGCTCAAGGAGCTTGTGCTGATAGATGTGCTTATGCTTGCCCTGCTTTATACGTTGCGTATTCTGGCGGGATCGATTGCAACTTCAGTGGTGACGAGCTTCTGGCTGATGGCTTTCTCGGTATTTATTTTTTCAGCCTTGCACTGGTCAAGCGATGTTCGGAACTGGTGA
- a CDS encoding acyltransferase family protein: protein MRIEALTFFRFIAALIVIIFHFGDYTRLANVFAPFIISGPQMVTFFFALSGFVLMISHYHKKDEKLRNYYVSRVARIVPVYILALSLSAAYEYGVNNNNITALLLSATFLQSWFPPYPLSFNFPGWSLSVEVFFYVTFPLFLFIIRKSEVSVARLALLSMVFYIFTQAILSNLITDNFLITVHFPCMTLFTIFLYHIIAVFF from the coding sequence ATGAGGATTGAGGCTCTAACGTTTTTCAGATTTATTGCCGCCCTTATAGTTATTATTTTTCATTTCGGAGATTATACCCGTTTGGCAAATGTATTTGCACCATTTATCATCTCTGGCCCTCAGATGGTTACATTCTTTTTTGCGTTATCCGGCTTCGTCCTGATGATAAGCCACTACCATAAAAAAGATGAAAAGCTGAGAAATTATTATGTGTCGAGAGTAGCGAGAATAGTTCCGGTATATATATTGGCGCTTTCATTGTCAGCAGCTTATGAATATGGTGTTAACAATAATAACATTACGGCATTGTTATTGTCGGCGACATTTTTGCAGTCGTGGTTTCCACCATACCCTCTTAGCTTCAACTTTCCCGGCTGGTCTTTATCTGTAGAGGTATTTTTCTATGTAACCTTTCCTCTTTTTCTGTTCATAATCAGAAAAAGCGAAGTATCGGTCGCGCGATTAGCCTTGCTGTCTATGGTGTTTTATATTTTCACACAGGCAATACTGTCGAATTTGATAACTGATAATTTTTTAATAACGGTCCATTTCCCTTGCATGACTTTGTTTACTATTTTCCTTTATCACATTATTGCAGTTTTCTTTTAG
- a CDS encoding EamA family transporter: MNTFIVTLCSILISAAAQFSLKAGMSADAVKTAMQQPFSTKTLLTVLTDKFVVGGFLLYGIGAVVWLWVLSKWDVSKAYPLVGIGFVVTAAVGAVLGEHLSWSRGVGVGMICLGVWFISNS, encoded by the coding sequence ATGAATACTTTTATCGTTACACTTTGCAGTATCCTGATTTCAGCGGCTGCGCAATTTTCGCTCAAGGCGGGCATGTCGGCAGATGCCGTCAAGACGGCGATGCAGCAGCCATTCTCGACGAAGACCCTCTTAACGGTCTTGACCGACAAGTTCGTGGTTGGCGGCTTCCTGCTTTACGGAATCGGCGCGGTGGTCTGGCTGTGGGTGCTCTCGAAATGGGACGTGAGCAAGGCGTATCCGCTGGTGGGAATTGGCTTTGTGGTGACGGCAGCGGTTGGCGCGGTTCTTGGTGAACACCTGTCGTGGTCACGAGGCGTGGGCGTCGGCATGATCTGCCTCGGCGTCTGGTTTATCTCGAACTCCTGA